Proteins encoded in a region of the Moritella marina ATCC 15381 genome:
- the mtnN gene encoding 5'-methylthioadenosine/S-adenosylhomocysteine nucleosidase: protein MKIGIIGAMEQEVEILREQLDNVVTFTQAGCEYYSGTLAGHDVILSKSGIGKVAAAVATTLLLEHYKPDYIINTGSAGGYDKALKVGDVVISSEVRHHDVDLTVFGYEMGQCAQKPAAFIPDTRLVAAAKKAIAADSEIKTIEGLICTGDSFMCDPKKVEEARVNFPTMAAVEMEAAAIAQTCHQFEVPFVVIRSLSDIAGKESPTSFEEYLVVAAKNSSAMVLNMLKELK from the coding sequence ATGAAAATAGGTATTATTGGTGCAATGGAGCAGGAAGTTGAGATCCTGCGTGAGCAACTAGATAACGTAGTGACATTTACTCAAGCTGGTTGTGAGTACTACAGTGGTACACTTGCTGGTCATGATGTTATTTTAAGTAAATCAGGTATTGGTAAAGTAGCGGCTGCAGTAGCAACAACGCTACTACTTGAACATTACAAGCCTGATTACATCATCAACACAGGTTCTGCTGGCGGTTATGATAAAGCGCTTAAAGTTGGTGATGTCGTGATCTCAAGTGAAGTACGTCATCACGATGTAGACTTAACGGTATTCGGTTACGAAATGGGTCAATGTGCACAAAAACCTGCGGCATTCATTCCAGATACGCGTCTTGTTGCAGCAGCAAAAAAAGCGATTGCAGCAGACAGTGAAATCAAAACTATCGAAGGTCTAATTTGTACTGGCGATAGCTTTATGTGTGATCCGAAGAAAGTGGAAGAAGCACGCGTTAACTTCCCGACAATGGCTGCCGTAGAAATGGAAGCAGCAGCAATCGCACAAACATGTCACCAGTTTGAGGTGCCGTTTGTAGTGATCCGCTCGCTATCTGATATTGCAGGTAAAGAATCACCAACATCATTTGAAGAATACCTCGTTGTAGCAGCGAAAAACTCTTCAGCGATGGTACTAAACATGCTTAAAGAATTAAAATAG
- the gltB gene encoding glutamate synthase large subunit — MSVYDPSLEKDNCGFGLIAHQEGEASHKLVRVAISSLDRMQHRGGIAADGKTGDGCGLLMQKPDSFFRAIAVENNWNLGSNYAVGMMFLNQDSDKSATAKQIIKEELERETLNVVGWREVPLDTSVLGEIALSSLPQIQQVFISAPAGWAPKDIERRLYLTKRRIEKRITDDSDFYIASLSNLVTIYKGLCMAGDLPKFFLDLADLRMQSAICLFHQRFSTNTSPKWPLAQPFRFMAHNGEINTIEGNREWARARSYKFSSPLLPDMHDAAPFVNTKGSDSSSMDNMLELFLAGGMDIFRAFRLLVPPAWQNHPNMDDDLRAFYDFNSMHMEPWDGPAGIVLSDGRYAACGLDRNGLRPARYVRTKDGLITVASEVGIWDYSADEVIEKGRVGPGELLVIDTQTGKLWTSWEIDQELKGRNPYREWLSNNSTKLTPFEALPPEAIGTRTFDDEKLTTYQKQFDCSKEELEQILRVLGENGQEATGSMGDDTPMAVLSTKTRSLYDYFRQKFAQVTNPPIDPLRENHVMSLATCIGREHNVFNETHGHAHRVLFDSPVLLYSDFKQVTDLSNEYYRTATIDLCFNGQDETLGRAVARITAEAVEQAGSGAVLLVLTDRTLAKDNLPVPAAMAVGAVQTALVEANLRCDTNIVVETASARDPHHFAVLIGFGATAIYPYLAYESLRKLVEIGTIKQDTTKTLLNYRNGINKGLYKIMSKMGISTIASYRCSQLFEAVGLADEVIELCFKGTSSRIKGADFSDFHIDQQKLSKLAWTKRKPTAQGGLLKYVHGGEYHAYNPDVVSTLQKAVQSGEYADYQQYSKEVNERPISSLRDMLQLKESDTPVALDAVEHEDNLFKRFDTAAMSIGALSPEAHESLAIAMNTLGGNSNSGEGGEDPRRFGTLKVSKIKQIASGRFGVTPHYLMNAEIIQIKVAQGAKPGEGGQLPGHKVTAEIAKLRNSVQGVTLISPPPHHDIYSIEDLAQLIFDIKQINPTVLVSVKLVSEPGVGTIATGVAKAYADLITISGYDGGTAASPITSVKYAGSPWELGLAETQQALVENGLRHRIRLQVDGGLKTGLDVVKGAILGAESFGFGTGPMVALGCKFLRICHLNNCATGVATQDEKLRQDHFHGLPEMVMNYFKFIAQETREIMASLGVTQLTDLIGRTDLLVQLDGLTEKQRKIDLSGITYKPQPKAGLGIYCQATNEPYDKAELNETLIAHYLESITEQTGLSSSFPIKNTDRSVGARLSGEIAKQHGNQGMAAEPITVNFTGTAGQSFGVWNAGGLNLNLTGDANDYVGKGMTGGRIMIRPEPGSAFKSNEAVIAGNTCLYGASGGELYAAGLAGERFAVRNSGANAVIEGIGDNGCEYMTGGIVTVLGNTGVNFGAGMTGGFAYIYDEDGQLASKINYELVEKHAVTDYPMHVEHLRGIIIEHLAHTCSQHAQDLLNVFDTVVNKFFIIKPKSADINALLGHKSRSAAELRVQAQ, encoded by the coding sequence ATGTCAGTCTATGACCCGTCGCTGGAAAAAGACAACTGTGGTTTTGGTTTAATCGCCCACCAAGAAGGTGAAGCTAGCCATAAGTTAGTGCGCGTCGCTATATCATCATTAGACCGGATGCAACATAGGGGCGGTATCGCGGCAGATGGAAAAACAGGAGATGGCTGTGGTTTACTTATGCAGAAACCAGACAGTTTTTTCCGTGCTATCGCGGTAGAAAATAATTGGAACCTAGGCAGTAATTATGCCGTTGGTATGATGTTCTTAAATCAAGATTCTGATAAATCTGCGACAGCAAAACAAATCATTAAAGAAGAACTCGAACGCGAAACACTGAATGTGGTTGGCTGGCGTGAAGTCCCTCTTGATACCAGTGTGCTTGGCGAAATAGCCTTGTCATCACTGCCACAAATCCAACAGGTATTTATTAGCGCACCTGCTGGCTGGGCTCCAAAAGATATTGAGCGCCGTTTATATTTAACTAAACGTCGTATCGAAAAACGTATTACCGATGACAGCGATTTTTATATTGCCAGCCTATCAAACCTGGTGACCATCTATAAAGGTTTGTGTATGGCAGGCGATCTGCCTAAGTTTTTCTTAGACCTTGCCGATCTTCGTATGCAATCTGCAATTTGCTTATTCCATCAACGATTTTCAACAAATACCTCGCCTAAATGGCCATTAGCACAACCGTTCCGCTTTATGGCACACAATGGTGAGATTAATACCATCGAAGGTAACCGCGAGTGGGCACGAGCACGTAGCTACAAATTTAGCTCTCCACTACTGCCTGACATGCATGATGCAGCACCGTTTGTTAATACCAAAGGTTCTGATTCATCATCAATGGATAACATGCTTGAGCTATTCTTAGCCGGTGGCATGGATATTTTCCGTGCTTTCCGCCTACTTGTTCCGCCTGCATGGCAAAATCACCCGAATATGGATGATGATTTACGCGCATTCTATGACTTCAACTCGATGCACATGGAACCTTGGGATGGCCCTGCGGGTATCGTTCTTAGTGATGGCCGTTATGCTGCTTGTGGTCTAGATCGTAATGGTTTGCGTCCAGCACGTTATGTACGTACCAAAGATGGTTTGATTACCGTTGCCTCAGAAGTAGGTATTTGGGACTACAGTGCAGATGAAGTAATCGAAAAAGGCCGCGTTGGTCCTGGCGAATTACTGGTTATCGATACGCAAACAGGTAAGTTATGGACGTCTTGGGAAATTGACCAAGAACTCAAAGGCCGTAATCCTTACCGTGAATGGCTATCAAACAATTCAACGAAGTTAACACCATTTGAAGCATTGCCTCCAGAAGCAATAGGCACTCGCACATTTGATGACGAAAAGTTAACAACGTATCAAAAACAGTTTGATTGCAGCAAAGAAGAATTAGAACAAATTCTACGTGTATTAGGCGAAAATGGCCAAGAAGCCACAGGCTCTATGGGTGATGATACGCCGATGGCTGTACTGTCGACTAAAACCCGTTCGCTGTATGACTACTTCCGCCAAAAATTTGCGCAAGTAACCAATCCGCCGATAGATCCATTACGTGAAAATCACGTGATGTCGCTGGCAACGTGTATTGGTCGTGAGCACAATGTATTTAACGAAACACATGGTCATGCGCACCGCGTACTATTTGATTCGCCAGTATTACTTTATTCTGACTTTAAACAAGTTACCGATTTAAGTAATGAATACTACAGAACAGCAACAATTGACCTGTGCTTCAATGGTCAAGATGAAACTTTAGGTCGCGCTGTAGCACGTATTACAGCCGAAGCGGTTGAACAAGCAGGATCTGGCGCAGTATTATTAGTCTTAACAGATCGTACACTGGCTAAAGATAATTTACCTGTTCCAGCAGCAATGGCTGTCGGAGCCGTACAGACAGCCTTAGTGGAAGCCAACTTACGTTGTGATACCAACATTGTTGTTGAAACAGCAAGTGCACGTGACCCACATCATTTTGCTGTATTAATTGGTTTTGGTGCGACCGCTATTTACCCGTACCTTGCTTATGAATCACTACGTAAATTAGTTGAGATAGGCACAATCAAGCAAGACACAACAAAAACTTTATTAAACTACCGTAACGGTATTAATAAAGGTCTGTATAAGATCATGTCGAAAATGGGTATTTCAACCATTGCTAGCTACCGTTGTTCGCAATTGTTTGAAGCCGTAGGTTTAGCGGATGAAGTGATAGAATTGTGCTTTAAAGGCACCAGCAGCCGTATTAAAGGCGCAGACTTTAGTGACTTCCATATTGACCAACAGAAATTAAGCAAACTTGCATGGACAAAACGTAAACCAACCGCGCAAGGTGGTCTACTGAAATATGTGCATGGTGGCGAATATCACGCTTATAACCCTGATGTGGTGAGCACGCTACAAAAAGCAGTGCAAAGCGGTGAATATGCAGATTACCAACAGTATTCGAAAGAAGTAAATGAGCGCCCTATTTCAAGTCTGCGTGACATGTTGCAACTTAAAGAATCGGATACACCGGTTGCACTTGATGCTGTTGAACATGAAGACAACCTCTTTAAACGCTTTGATACTGCCGCCATGTCAATTGGCGCGTTAAGCCCTGAAGCGCATGAGTCATTGGCGATTGCGATGAATACCTTAGGTGGTAATTCCAACTCAGGTGAAGGTGGTGAAGATCCACGCCGTTTCGGTACCCTTAAAGTATCGAAAATTAAACAGATCGCATCTGGTCGTTTCGGTGTCACACCACACTACTTAATGAATGCTGAAATCATTCAGATTAAAGTTGCGCAAGGTGCAAAACCCGGTGAAGGTGGACAACTACCAGGTCACAAGGTCACGGCTGAAATTGCCAAACTGCGTAACTCGGTACAGGGTGTAACCCTGATTTCACCACCACCACATCACGATATCTATTCGATTGAAGATTTAGCCCAGCTAATTTTTGATATTAAGCAAATCAACCCGACGGTATTAGTGTCGGTGAAATTAGTATCAGAACCGGGCGTTGGTACGATTGCAACTGGCGTGGCAAAAGCCTATGCCGATTTAATCACGATCTCAGGCTATGACGGCGGTACTGCTGCAAGTCCAATTACATCAGTAAAATACGCTGGTAGTCCTTGGGAACTTGGTTTAGCTGAAACCCAACAAGCATTGGTTGAAAATGGTTTACGCCACCGTATTCGCTTACAAGTGGATGGCGGTTTAAAAACTGGCTTAGACGTTGTAAAAGGCGCGATATTAGGTGCTGAAAGCTTTGGTTTCGGTACTGGTCCTATGGTTGCATTAGGGTGTAAATTCCTGCGAATTTGTCACTTAAATAACTGTGCGACAGGTGTTGCAACACAAGATGAAAAATTACGTCAAGATCACTTCCATGGTCTACCAGAAATGGTCATGAACTACTTTAAGTTCATCGCCCAAGAAACCCGTGAAATCATGGCATCGCTTGGCGTAACGCAGTTAACGGATTTAATTGGTCGCACTGATTTATTAGTGCAGTTAGATGGCTTAACTGAAAAACAACGTAAAATTGATTTGTCTGGCATTACTTATAAACCACAGCCAAAAGCAGGCTTGGGTATATATTGCCAAGCAACCAACGAACCGTATGATAAAGCCGAGCTCAACGAAACGTTAATTGCACACTACTTAGAATCAATCACTGAACAAACCGGGTTATCAAGTAGTTTCCCAATTAAAAATACCGATCGTTCTGTGGGTGCACGTTTGTCTGGCGAAATTGCGAAACAACACGGTAACCAAGGCATGGCTGCCGAACCTATCACCGTTAACTTTACTGGTACTGCTGGTCAAAGCTTCGGTGTGTGGAATGCGGGCGGCTTGAATCTAAACCTCACTGGCGATGCCAACGATTATGTCGGTAAAGGCATGACAGGTGGCCGTATTATGATCCGCCCTGAACCAGGTTCAGCATTTAAATCAAATGAAGCGGTGATCGCAGGTAATACTTGTTTATACGGTGCATCCGGTGGCGAATTATACGCTGCAGGTTTAGCTGGCGAACGTTTTGCAGTGCGTAACTCAGGCGCCAATGCAGTTATTGAAGGTATCGGTGATAACGGTTGTGAATACATGACCGGTGGTATTGTGACAGTCCTGGGTAACACAGGTGTTAACTTCGGTGCAGGTATGACCGGTGGTTTTGCTTACATCTATGATGAAGATGGCCAATTAGCGTCTAAAATTAACTATGAACTTGTTGAAAAGCATGCAGTAACGGATTACCCAATGCATGTAGAACATCTCCGCGGTATTATCATTGAACACCTTGCACATACATGCAGTCAGCATGCGCAAGACCTGCTTAATGTATTCGATACTGTGGTAAATAAATTCTTTATTATCAAGCCTAAATCAGCTGATATTAACGCATTACTTGGCCACAAATCACGCTCTGCTGCAGAGTTACGTGTCCAGGCTCAATAG
- a CDS encoding FAD-dependent oxidoreductase gives MSNNVFQFVDVQRIDPVKKPLKIRKVDFIEIYKPFTSNQAKMQAGRCLECGNPYCEWKCPVHNYIPNWLKLVEEGRIIEAAELCHETNSLPEVCGRVCPQDRLCEGSCTLNDDFGAVTIGNVEKYITDEAFKLGWRPDMSKVIRNDKRVAIIGAGPAGLAAADILVRNGVTPVVYDRNPEIGGLLTFGIPAFKLDKGVMTHRREVFTDMGIEFCLNTEIGRDIQFSDLVSEYDAVFVGVGTYKYINGGFNNGAAKGVYDALPYLIANTNHELGFEKSIDEFINLKGKTVVVLGGGDTAMDCVRTAVRQGAKTVSCAYRRDEISMPGSKREVKNAKEEGVKFLWNLQPLDVEVANDKAVGVKMVKTHLGKPDAKGRRRAEQVIGSEHILKADAVIQAFGFQPDPAQWLLDEGVTTNSWNGIIAPAESDFPFQTANPKIFAGGDAVRGSDLVVTAIDEGRRAAEAMLDYLEV, from the coding sequence ATGAGTAATAATGTATTTCAATTTGTCGATGTACAACGCATTGATCCAGTAAAAAAACCGTTAAAGATCCGTAAAGTCGACTTTATCGAAATTTATAAGCCATTTACGTCGAACCAAGCAAAAATGCAAGCGGGTCGCTGTTTAGAATGTGGTAACCCGTACTGTGAATGGAAATGCCCAGTACACAACTATATCCCTAACTGGCTAAAATTGGTTGAAGAAGGTCGCATTATCGAAGCGGCTGAGCTTTGCCATGAAACCAACAGTTTGCCTGAAGTTTGTGGCCGAGTTTGTCCACAAGATCGCTTATGCGAAGGTTCTTGTACGCTCAATGATGATTTTGGTGCCGTGACGATTGGTAATGTTGAAAAATACATTACCGATGAAGCCTTTAAACTTGGCTGGCGTCCTGATATGTCGAAAGTAATTCGCAACGACAAACGAGTGGCGATTATTGGCGCAGGTCCAGCAGGCCTTGCCGCTGCAGATATCTTAGTACGTAATGGTGTGACGCCGGTCGTATACGACCGAAATCCTGAAATTGGTGGTCTGTTAACGTTTGGTATTCCGGCATTTAAGCTAGATAAAGGTGTAATGACCCATCGCCGTGAAGTATTTACTGACATGGGCATTGAGTTTTGCCTCAACACTGAAATTGGTCGAGATATTCAATTCAGTGACTTAGTGTCAGAATACGATGCGGTATTTGTTGGTGTTGGTACGTACAAATACATCAATGGTGGCTTTAACAATGGCGCTGCAAAAGGCGTTTATGATGCCCTGCCTTACCTGATTGCCAATACCAATCATGAACTCGGTTTTGAAAAGAGTATTGATGAATTTATCAATCTAAAAGGCAAAACCGTGGTTGTCCTTGGTGGTGGTGATACTGCGATGGATTGCGTACGAACAGCGGTACGTCAAGGCGCAAAAACTGTATCTTGTGCTTATCGTCGTGATGAAATCAGCATGCCAGGTTCTAAGCGTGAAGTTAAAAACGCCAAAGAAGAAGGCGTAAAGTTCTTATGGAACTTGCAACCGTTAGATGTTGAGGTTGCTAATGATAAAGCGGTTGGTGTTAAAATGGTTAAAACCCATTTAGGTAAGCCTGATGCAAAAGGCCGTCGTCGCGCTGAACAAGTGATTGGTTCTGAACACATACTCAAAGCTGATGCGGTTATTCAAGCGTTTGGTTTCCAACCCGATCCTGCACAATGGCTATTGGACGAAGGTGTCACAACAAACAGCTGGAATGGTATTATTGCCCCAGCTGAAAGTGATTTCCCATTCCAAACTGCAAACCCGAAAATATTTGCAGGCGGTGATGCTGTTCGAGGCTCAGATCTTGTAGTAACAGCAATTGATGAAGGTCGACGTGCTGCCGAAGCTATGCTGGATTATTTAGAGGTTTAA
- a CDS encoding cobalamin biosynthesis protein CobD/CbiB translates to MQSVFILLTAIIIARLPLCPARYHPTQLINNLCHAIANKVNNAQRSHQQQVIAGSLATFIMLCFILAIAVVIEFIVIESIIFELLLLLCLLQWEKISLPTVDLGTLEKQTIITQIQPRILRDLDQLSLLGLHKASIENLCLRNSYQWFAVIFWYSCLGIWPAIIYRVIQLMAHNWNCKLADNRHFGRPVGAVLQLLALPTHLILACTLRSLQRATSPLSNLIQQAKKWHHFGSGLLLSSFAYSLAIQLGGPRKYQGVMQRFSQLGHNQPAQREDIQRAQQKLTLAMVIWLCFITAIYVLIAIK, encoded by the coding sequence ATGCAGTCAGTATTTATCTTACTGACTGCTATCATTATTGCCCGTTTACCGCTCTGCCCAGCGCGCTATCACCCCACGCAACTGATAAATAACTTATGCCATGCTATCGCAAATAAAGTCAATAACGCTCAGCGTAGCCACCAGCAACAAGTCATTGCCGGTAGCCTTGCCACGTTCATCATGCTCTGCTTTATATTAGCCATCGCCGTAGTCATTGAGTTTATTGTCATTGAAAGCATCATTTTTGAATTACTGTTATTACTGTGTTTATTACAGTGGGAGAAAATTAGTTTACCCACTGTCGATTTAGGCACACTCGAAAAACAAACCATCATCACCCAAATACAGCCACGTATATTACGTGATTTAGACCAGCTTTCCTTGCTCGGCTTACATAAAGCCAGTATCGAGAACCTGTGTTTACGTAATAGCTACCAATGGTTTGCTGTTATCTTTTGGTATAGTTGCTTGGGTATCTGGCCAGCCATTATTTATCGTGTCATTCAATTGATGGCCCATAACTGGAATTGCAAACTAGCAGACAATCGTCACTTCGGTCGCCCGGTGGGGGCCGTATTGCAGTTATTAGCATTACCAACTCATCTTATACTGGCGTGCACATTACGTAGCTTACAACGCGCGACAAGTCCATTATCGAATTTAATCCAGCAAGCAAAGAAATGGCATCACTTTGGCAGCGGCTTGTTATTATCGAGTTTTGCTTACAGCCTCGCGATCCAACTTGGTGGCCCACGTAAATACCAAGGCGTAATGCAACGCTTTAGCCAACTTGGCCATAACCAACCAGCACAGCGCGAAGATATCCAGCGCGCACAGCAAAAACTGACCTTGGCAATGGTGATTTGGTTATGCTTTATCACTGCTATTTATGTGCTTATTGCGATTAAATAA
- a CDS encoding DUF481 domain-containing protein: MTLIFISALYSAPSFAAQEIILGDYINTDTPKNESIKTSTNIADNSEAVTTTENSQEVILADSLGIDEDWIWLKSGEFLIGNIEDLYDDKLAFDSDDLGDLKISWSDISRINSRQLFTVRTINGEIITGMIKLEDGILVVSNNRQHEVVQDDLMTLIAGLETGANIWQGKITFGANLSSGNTNKLEYNTNAELSRHTTASRIKASYIAIIGETNNVQTDENHRFTTTYDVYSDKDLFFRPLDLSLFRDPLQNVNTRINLGMGIGYQFIDDGDQELEMNLGPSYLYTKYEYTDTQLDSSDSSLAVSLTVDYEREIHDQIDLELSYKITATESELGGFLQNTKLNFDIELTDVLDFDITFFWDRVNNPLADVDGNPLEKNDFRLAFGLGVSFN; this comes from the coding sequence ATGACGCTCATTTTTATCAGTGCCCTATATAGCGCGCCGAGTTTTGCTGCGCAAGAGATAATCCTAGGCGACTATATCAACACCGACACGCCTAAGAATGAATCAATTAAAACCAGTACCAACATTGCCGATAATAGCGAGGCCGTCACGACAACTGAAAACAGTCAAGAAGTCATACTCGCAGATAGTTTAGGGATCGACGAAGATTGGATCTGGCTTAAATCAGGTGAATTCTTAATTGGTAATATCGAAGACTTGTATGATGACAAACTGGCTTTTGATAGTGACGATCTTGGCGATTTAAAAATTAGCTGGAGTGACATAAGCCGTATTAACAGCCGTCAGTTATTTACGGTTAGAACCATTAATGGCGAGATCATTACCGGGATGATTAAGCTTGAAGACGGTATATTAGTCGTCAGTAATAATCGCCAACATGAAGTTGTCCAAGACGATCTCATGACACTGATCGCCGGCCTCGAAACAGGCGCTAATATTTGGCAAGGAAAGATCACTTTTGGTGCAAATCTTAGCTCAGGTAATACCAATAAACTTGAATATAATACCAATGCAGAGCTTTCTCGACACACAACAGCATCACGTATTAAAGCATCATACATCGCCATTATTGGTGAAACAAATAACGTCCAAACAGATGAGAATCATCGTTTTACCACGACCTACGATGTTTACAGCGACAAAGATTTATTTTTCCGACCGCTTGATTTAAGTCTTTTCCGTGATCCACTCCAGAATGTAAACACCCGAATCAATCTCGGTATGGGTATCGGTTATCAGTTTATTGATGATGGCGATCAAGAATTAGAAATGAACTTAGGTCCATCTTACCTGTATACAAAGTATGAATATACTGACACCCAATTGGATAGTAGCGATTCCAGCCTCGCCGTATCCCTGACAGTCGATTATGAACGAGAGATACATGACCAAATTGATTTGGAATTAAGTTACAAAATCACCGCTACAGAATCTGAACTTGGTGGTTTCCTACAAAATACCAAGTTAAATTTCGATATTGAGTTAACTGATGTGCTTGATTTCGACATTACTTTTTTCTGGGACAGAGTCAATAACCCGCTAGCTGATGTGGATGGTAACCCATTAGAAAAAAATGACTTTCGACTGGCATTTGGCTTAGGCGTTTCTTTTAATTAA
- a CDS encoding sensor domain-containing diguanylate cyclase, whose product MDFKYQSAMKIILNWWQGMTELSANTPVVIALWFVVAVSLTSMLVVLMLSRKLSASKTLLTFSATPTLVLDVKKASILYLNPAITTLFDRENKTSHVVAQCCFERLSEFTDQTSITNDIFHIKQLKKTLRYSAVNINYQGRRAWLCQIDHIETNSSSISPWDLDGQIIQTLFSANSALIHIKTLDGLILSCSPSWATQFELSVAQVNGHFEHDFYSASKLEQIKSYEKSVLIGEVQEYEEWSTVDDNNILLQTIKYPLYDEHKKVVAILTVSHDQTEIMELNERLLSENGEHLRIEAELSRNNSLLNSVINATPDPVAFMNGNGKYVGANHGYCEVVGVKHADLLGMDRQQLFSCDKRSWLLEQENQLLVDGKSVRYEELLHLAGEEPRWYEICKQRYLNSTNGESGILIIYRDLTERKRIEHELEQAIEKFDELSSTDELTQIANRRTFDSKLQHYWSTHHREVKQMSLLFCDVDSFKLYNDHYGHPMGDVVLANIAQVMNEQVHRGADLVARYGGEEFAVILPNTDKEGAIRLASKIIVAIEQLAIEHAYSNAAKHVTLSIGIATMCPEAESSEAQLLEHADKALYLAKERGRNQYCVYRGEEQETGMVELNFDLIKS is encoded by the coding sequence ATGGATTTTAAATATCAATCTGCGATGAAAATAATATTAAATTGGTGGCAGGGCATGACTGAATTATCTGCAAATACGCCTGTTGTGATCGCGCTTTGGTTCGTTGTGGCTGTCTCATTAACGAGTATGTTGGTGGTGTTAATGCTATCGCGAAAATTGTCTGCTAGTAAAACATTGCTGACATTTTCAGCGACGCCGACACTTGTGCTTGACGTAAAAAAAGCCTCGATATTATATCTGAACCCAGCAATCACGACGCTTTTTGACCGCGAGAATAAGACCAGCCATGTTGTTGCCCAATGTTGTTTCGAACGTTTATCTGAGTTTACTGATCAAACATCTATCACCAATGATATTTTTCATATTAAACAGTTGAAGAAAACGCTGCGTTATAGTGCGGTGAACATTAATTATCAAGGTCGTCGTGCTTGGTTATGCCAGATTGACCATATTGAAACTAACTCGTCCTCGATTTCACCTTGGGATCTGGATGGGCAAATTATTCAGACTTTATTTTCGGCAAACTCTGCGCTTATTCATATTAAAACATTAGATGGTCTCATCCTCAGTTGTTCACCATCATGGGCCACTCAATTTGAGCTATCAGTCGCGCAAGTGAATGGTCATTTTGAGCATGATTTTTACAGTGCTTCGAAACTCGAGCAAATCAAATCTTATGAAAAGTCTGTGCTTATCGGTGAGGTACAGGAATATGAAGAGTGGAGTACGGTTGATGACAATAATATTCTATTACAAACCATCAAGTATCCACTGTATGACGAGCATAAAAAAGTAGTTGCGATTTTGACTGTATCCCATGATCAAACGGAAATTATGGAGCTAAATGAACGCCTGTTGAGTGAGAATGGTGAACATTTACGCATTGAAGCTGAGTTAAGTCGTAACAACAGTTTATTGAATTCGGTGATTAATGCGACGCCCGATCCAGTGGCATTTATGAATGGTAATGGCAAATATGTTGGCGCGAATCATGGCTATTGCGAGGTTGTTGGTGTTAAACACGCCGATTTACTGGGCATGGATAGACAGCAATTATTCAGTTGCGATAAAAGATCTTGGTTGTTGGAACAGGAAAATCAATTGTTAGTGGATGGTAAATCTGTTCGTTATGAAGAGTTACTGCATCTTGCAGGTGAAGAACCGCGTTGGTATGAAATATGTAAGCAACGCTACCTCAACAGTACCAATGGTGAAAGTGGTATTTTAATTATTTATCGTGATCTGACCGAGCGTAAACGTATTGAACATGAACTCGAGCAGGCGATAGAAAAATTTGATGAATTAAGTTCAACGGATGAACTGACTCAAATTGCTAATCGACGCACGTTTGATAGCAAGCTGCAGCATTATTGGTCCACTCATCATCGAGAAGTCAAACAGATGTCTTTGTTGTTCTGTGATGTCGATAGTTTCAAATTATACAATGATCATTACGGTCACCCGATGGGCGATGTTGTACTCGCCAATATAGCCCAAGTGATGAATGAGCAGGTTCACCGTGGTGCGGACTTAGTTGCGCGTTATGGTGGTGAAGAGTTTGCGGTGATTTTACCTAATACCGATAAAGAAGGGGCTATTCGTCTTGCCAGTAAAATTATTGTGGCGATTGAACAGCTCGCGATTGAACATGCTTATTCCAATGCGGCAAAGCATGTTACCTTAAGTATTGGTATTGCGACTATGTGTCCGGAAGCTGAAAGTTCGGAAGCGCAATTACTTGAACATGCGGATAAAGCGTTGTATCTCGCGAAAGAGCGTGGCCGTAATCAGTATTGTGTTTATCGGGGGGAAGAACAGGAAACTGGCATGGTCGAATTAAATTTTGATCTCATAAAATCATAG